In the genome of Altererythrobacter sp. TH136, one region contains:
- the ribD gene encoding bifunctional diaminohydroxyphosphoribosylaminopyrimidine deaminase/5-amino-6-(5-phosphoribosylamino)uracil reductase RibD, whose product MLAPAEPPALPDDPQWLAAAARLAARGRGLTRPNPAVGCIIVRDDQVLARGWTAPGGRPHAEAIALRAAGDRAYGATVYVTLEPCAHLSARGPACADLLVAARPARVVVGVEDPDPRTAGSGLARLRDAGIAAELVRSAAAADSLEGYLTRARLGRPHVTLKLAMSLDGCIALGDGTSQWITGPKARAHVHARRARADAILVGGGTWRVDAPRLDVRLPGLEHRSPERWVLSRQAADGAQTIAAPDDIRSMDGVHYLYIEGGARTAAAFLSVDLIDRLEIYHAPIVIGDGLRALTSLGVSDLAATHGRWAVTEQARVGSDQFTAYRRVREGEA is encoded by the coding sequence GTGCTAGCGCCAGCGGAGCCGCCCGCCCTGCCCGATGATCCGCAGTGGCTCGCTGCTGCGGCACGGCTGGCGGCCCGCGGGCGCGGGCTGACCCGGCCGAACCCGGCGGTCGGCTGCATTATCGTCCGCGATGACCAGGTGCTGGCGCGCGGCTGGACCGCGCCGGGCGGGCGTCCGCATGCCGAAGCCATCGCGCTGCGAGCCGCCGGCGACCGCGCATACGGGGCGACCGTTTACGTCACGCTGGAGCCTTGCGCGCATTTGTCGGCACGGGGGCCAGCGTGCGCGGACCTGCTGGTCGCGGCGCGCCCCGCGCGCGTGGTCGTGGGGGTCGAGGATCCAGACCCGCGCACCGCCGGCAGTGGACTTGCCCGGTTGCGCGACGCCGGGATCGCTGCCGAACTGGTCCGGTCCGCCGCTGCAGCGGATAGCCTGGAAGGGTACCTGACCCGCGCCCGGCTGGGCCGGCCGCATGTCACTTTGAAATTGGCCATGTCCCTCGATGGATGCATCGCGCTTGGCGATGGTACCAGCCAGTGGATCACGGGCCCCAAGGCGCGGGCGCATGTCCACGCCCGGCGCGCCCGGGCCGATGCGATCCTGGTCGGGGGCGGAACGTGGCGCGTGGATGCGCCGCGCCTCGACGTCCGGCTCCCCGGGCTGGAGCATCGCTCGCCGGAGCGGTGGGTGCTGAGCCGCCAGGCTGCCGACGGAGCGCAGACCATCGCCGCGCCCGATGACATCCGGTCAATGGACGGCGTGCACTACCTTTACATCGAGGGCGGCGCGCGGACGGCGGCGGCATTTCTGTCGGTCGATCTCATCGATCGGCTGGAGATTTATCATGCTCCGATCGTCATCGGCGATGGCTTGCGGGCTTTGACCTCCCTTGGCGTGTCCGACTTGGCAGCGACTCACGGACGCTGGGCTGTCACCGAGCAGGCCCGGGTTGGCAGCGACCAGTTCACCGCTTATCGCCGCGTCCGAGAAGGAGAGGCCTGA